One Solanum pennellii chromosome 10, SPENNV200 genomic region harbors:
- the LOC107001202 gene encoding uncharacterized protein LOC107001202 yields the protein MLIQAVTNLVGQPRGARQEGANTLRIQELLRMNSSSFTGSSTTEDLKKFVEELKKKEVRIDDAPYPGWACFEEAFFGRFFPHNLKEEKVREFLTLKQDSLNVHEYAFKFTQLSRYAIEMVKDIRSRMSLFVVSLDRAPSKEDLNLHILRVVVRTGGSKPLTCTKYCRNHSGIFRERSKDFFKCVQIGHFIRECPKSEKSDGNGGNRAMSSSAAPPERAVPRGATSGADAGTNHLYALNNRQEQENSPNVATVMIGVFNFDVYAC from the exons ATGTTGATTCAAGCTGTGACTAACCTAGTTGGTCAACCAAGGGGAGCTCGACAAGAAGGGGCTAACACTTTGAGGATTCAAGAACTCTTGAGGATGAATTCCTCAAGCTTCACTGGTTCGAGTACTACTGAGGATCTGAAGAAAtttgtggaagagttgaagaag AAGGAGGTTAGAATTGATGATGCACCATATCCGGGTTGGGCTTGCTTTGAAGAAGCTTTCTTCGGGCGTTTCTTTCCCCATAATTTGAAGGAAGAAAAAGTACGGGAGTTCCTTACTCTGAAACAAGACTCCTTGAATGTTCACGAATATGCATTTAAGTTCACCCAATTGTCTCGCTATGCTATTGAGATGGTTAAGGATATCAGAAGCCGAATGAGCTTGTTTGTTGTCAGCTTGGATCGCGCTCCAAGCAAAGAAG ACTTAAACCTGCATATTCTTAGGGTAGTCGTGCGTACGGGGGGTAGTAAGCCTCTGACATGTACCAAGTATTGCAGAAATCACTCTGGTATTTTTCGTGAAAGATCCAAGGATTTTTTCAAGTGCGTTCAGATCGGGCATTTCATAAGAGAGTGCCCAAAGAGTGAGAAAAGCGATGGTAATGGGGGAAATAGAGCTATGTCTTCATCAGCTGCTCCACCAGAAAGGGCTGTACCTAGGGGAGCTACTTCGGGTGCTGATGCAGGAACAAACCATTTGTATGCCCTTAATAATCGCCAAGAACAAGAAAATTCTCCCAATGTTGCCACTGTTATGATTGGAGTGTTTaactttgatgtttatgcatgttaa